In Peromyscus maniculatus bairdii isolate BWxNUB_F1_BW_parent chromosome 9, HU_Pman_BW_mat_3.1, whole genome shotgun sequence, one genomic interval encodes:
- the LOC143267221 gene encoding disks large homolog 5-like isoform X2 — protein sequence MLAKKPGTTRKTPTQGSTSIDQEKQMTKLEKLTLQLQSTTYEHNELHGILGTYIDKDLQNRLNSFEIMKKEHKQVMLDLQKMPMEISDGVNKIKHLIEENVSYSYLHGQVLRDCTELKENIHVLRLKNRLLWEEQIEIQESCEELKRLLKEAHEVICDPSAEQQQEQESLDERPKDLLKQKELVTQQEDLAEKLQHHFSVSEMRLDHHQYEFEQATAQDESLLQTELLQQEH from the exons ATGCTGGCTAAGAAACCAG GGACTACCAGGAAGACACCAACCCAAGGCTCCACCTCCATAGACCAGGAGAAGCAGATGACAAAGTTGGAGAAACTAACCCTTCAGCTACAGAGTACAACATACGAGCACAATGAACTGCATGGAATCCTGGGCACTTATATAGACAAGGATTTGCAGAACAG gctgaattctttTGAAATCATGAAAAAGGAGCATAAGCAGGTGATGCTGGACTTACAGAAAATGCCAATGGAAATAAGTGACGGTGTGAACAAGATCAAACATCTGATTGAAGAGAATGTATCCTACAG TTACCTCCATGGCCAGGTCCTCCGAGATTGCACTGAGCTGAAGGAAAATATACATGTTTTAAGACTGAAGAACAGATTGCTGTGGGAGGAGCAGATTGAGAtccaagagtcctgtgaggagctgAAGAGGCTCTTGAAGGAGGCTCATGAGGTCATCTGTGACCCttctgctgagcagcagcag GAGCAAGAGAGCCTGGATGAAAGACCGAAGgacctgctgaagcagaaggagctggtcacccagcaagaggacttggcagaaaagctgcaacaTCACTTCAGTGTCTCTGAGATGAG gtTAGACCATCACCAATATGAGTTtgaacaggccacagcccaggatgagagcctcctgcagacagagctgctgcagcaggagcactaA
- the LOC143267221 gene encoding disks large homolog 5-like isoform X1: protein MDSPGPMYIQVYKITLLCLPAGTTRKTPTQGSTSIDQEKQMTKLEKLTLQLQSTTYEHNELHGILGTYIDKDLQNRLNSFEIMKKEHKQVMLDLQKMPMEISDGVNKIKHLIEENVSYSYLHGQVLRDCTELKENIHVLRLKNRLLWEEQIEIQESCEELKRLLKEAHEVICDPSAEQQQEQESLDERPKDLLKQKELVTQQEDLAEKLQHHFSVSEMRLDHHQYEFEQATAQDESLLQTELLQQEH from the exons ATGGATTCTCCTGGCCCTATGTATATTCAAGTATACAAGATCACTTTGCTTTGTCTTCCTGCAGGGACTACCAGGAAGACACCAACCCAAGGCTCCACCTCCATAGACCAGGAGAAGCAGATGACAAAGTTGGAGAAACTAACCCTTCAGCTACAGAGTACAACATACGAGCACAATGAACTGCATGGAATCCTGGGCACTTATATAGACAAGGATTTGCAGAACAG gctgaattctttTGAAATCATGAAAAAGGAGCATAAGCAGGTGATGCTGGACTTACAGAAAATGCCAATGGAAATAAGTGACGGTGTGAACAAGATCAAACATCTGATTGAAGAGAATGTATCCTACAG TTACCTCCATGGCCAGGTCCTCCGAGATTGCACTGAGCTGAAGGAAAATATACATGTTTTAAGACTGAAGAACAGATTGCTGTGGGAGGAGCAGATTGAGAtccaagagtcctgtgaggagctgAAGAGGCTCTTGAAGGAGGCTCATGAGGTCATCTGTGACCCttctgctgagcagcagcag GAGCAAGAGAGCCTGGATGAAAGACCGAAGgacctgctgaagcagaaggagctggtcacccagcaagaggacttggcagaaaagctgcaacaTCACTTCAGTGTCTCTGAGATGAG gtTAGACCATCACCAATATGAGTTtgaacaggccacagcccaggatgagagcctcctgcagacagagctgctgcagcaggagcactaA
- the LOC143267221 gene encoding disks large homolog 5-like isoform X3: MDSPGPMYIQVYKITLLCLPAGTTRKTPTQGSTSIDQEKQMTKLEKLTLQLQSTTYEHNELHGILGTYIDKDLQNRLNSFEIMKKEHKQVMLDLQKMPMEISDGVNKIKHLIEENVSYSYLHGQVLRDCTELKENIHVLRLKNRLLWEEQIEIQESCEELKRLLKEAHEVICDPSAEQQQEQESLDERPKDLLKQKELVTQQEDLAEKLQHHFSVSEMSRSWEN; the protein is encoded by the exons ATGGATTCTCCTGGCCCTATGTATATTCAAGTATACAAGATCACTTTGCTTTGTCTTCCTGCAGGGACTACCAGGAAGACACCAACCCAAGGCTCCACCTCCATAGACCAGGAGAAGCAGATGACAAAGTTGGAGAAACTAACCCTTCAGCTACAGAGTACAACATACGAGCACAATGAACTGCATGGAATCCTGGGCACTTATATAGACAAGGATTTGCAGAACAG gctgaattctttTGAAATCATGAAAAAGGAGCATAAGCAGGTGATGCTGGACTTACAGAAAATGCCAATGGAAATAAGTGACGGTGTGAACAAGATCAAACATCTGATTGAAGAGAATGTATCCTACAG TTACCTCCATGGCCAGGTCCTCCGAGATTGCACTGAGCTGAAGGAAAATATACATGTTTTAAGACTGAAGAACAGATTGCTGTGGGAGGAGCAGATTGAGAtccaagagtcctgtgaggagctgAAGAGGCTCTTGAAGGAGGCTCATGAGGTCATCTGTGACCCttctgctgagcagcagcag GAGCAAGAGAGCCTGGATGAAAGACCGAAGgacctgctgaagcagaaggagctggtcacccagcaagaggacttggcagaaaagctgcaacaTCACTTCAGTGTCTCTGAGATGAG CAGATCTTGGGAGAACTGA
- the LOC143267221 gene encoding disks large homolog 5-like isoform X4: MTKLEKLTLQLQSTTYEHNELHGILGTYIDKDLQNRLNSFEIMKKEHKQVMLDLQKMPMEISDGVNKIKHLIEENVSYSYLHGQVLRDCTELKENIHVLRLKNRLLWEEQIEIQESCEELKRLLKEAHEVICDPSAEQQQEQESLDERPKDLLKQKELVTQQEDLAEKLQHHFSVSEMRLDHHQYEFEQATAQDESLLQTELLQQEH; encoded by the exons ATGACAAAGTTGGAGAAACTAACCCTTCAGCTACAGAGTACAACATACGAGCACAATGAACTGCATGGAATCCTGGGCACTTATATAGACAAGGATTTGCAGAACAG gctgaattctttTGAAATCATGAAAAAGGAGCATAAGCAGGTGATGCTGGACTTACAGAAAATGCCAATGGAAATAAGTGACGGTGTGAACAAGATCAAACATCTGATTGAAGAGAATGTATCCTACAG TTACCTCCATGGCCAGGTCCTCCGAGATTGCACTGAGCTGAAGGAAAATATACATGTTTTAAGACTGAAGAACAGATTGCTGTGGGAGGAGCAGATTGAGAtccaagagtcctgtgaggagctgAAGAGGCTCTTGAAGGAGGCTCATGAGGTCATCTGTGACCCttctgctgagcagcagcag GAGCAAGAGAGCCTGGATGAAAGACCGAAGgacctgctgaagcagaaggagctggtcacccagcaagaggacttggcagaaaagctgcaacaTCACTTCAGTGTCTCTGAGATGAG gtTAGACCATCACCAATATGAGTTtgaacaggccacagcccaggatgagagcctcctgcagacagagctgctgcagcaggagcactaA